The window GTGAGTGAAGATAATGCTGAAGGGCAGGTAGTTTATATATTCTCTAATTCAAATTAATATGAAAATAAGGTTAGTTATTTTCTTTTCCCTTTTTCTCAAAATGGCGCTATGTCAAAATTTAGCCGTGACAAAAAGGAGTTTAGTTAAATTGTTTAAATCAAGTATACAACAAGAATCCAGAAAAACTATTTCCATTGGTTCTGGGACCTGGACAATTTGCAACCAAGACAGTGCCTTTTTTAAATCGCCAATTATAAGGTTATATAGCAACAAAAACTATTTCTATCAATTAGACAAATGTTGCGAATTTATTAACTGGACCTTCTATCGAAAAGATCTTTTTCTTCAATCAGATTCTCAAATATGCAACGAACCAGCATCAGCTGGAGTAAAGTCCAAATACTATCAAACCCAAATAACCAATAAAAACGGAAATACAATTTTACTAATTAAGAGCCGTGAGGGTGAGGAACAAAAATTTGAAGTTATAGAAATAAATAAAATACCGTTAGCGCAAAACAATTCTACAGATGAAATAATTTTGAAAAGGATATAGCTACTTCTTCTCCCTTATACGCTTATACAGCTTCACAGCCAGCATCAGGATAATTGAGAGCAATACAATTCCAACAACGCCATATATCCAGTTTACCGCGCTTTTCAGCACCGCTAAAAACACAATGGCGAACAGGAATATAGTGGCTACTTCATTCCAAATGCGAAGTTGAGTTGACGTCCATTTGAAGACGCCATTACGCATTTCCTTCATTTTATTTTGACAGATATGCTGGTAAATACCCAAACCAACTACAAAACAAAGCTTTACATGCAACCAGGGTTGCTGCAGCCAATATGGGTTTAATATCAGCATAATAATAGCCGCCGCTACTAATAATATAACTGATGGTATAGTGATGATCCACCACAGCTTGCTTTCCATTACCTCAAACTGTTTAGAAAGGATGGTGCGGTCAGGTTCGGGCTTGTCCTGCGCTTCGGTGTGGTAAATAAATAGACGTACCATGTAAAACAGC of the Mucilaginibacter boryungensis genome contains:
- a CDS encoding CopD family protein, with translation MYQYVLAIHIIFVVCYMAGLFYMVRLFIYHTEAQDKPEPDRTILSKQFEVMESKLWWIITIPSVILLVAAAIIMLILNPYWLQQPWLHVKLCFVVGLGIYQHICQNKMKEMRNGVFKWTSTQLRIWNEVATIFLFAIVFLAVLKSAVNWIYGVVGIVLLSIILMLAVKLYKRIREKK